In the genome of Deinococcus humi, the window TAAAATATAAATCTCTCCGCTGCTCTCATAAGCTAAATCGCCTTCTGGTGAGACAATGAAGCCATCCAAATCATTATTTACACCGAGGGCGGAAGGAAAAGGCAAGCTTACCAATTCCTCCCCATCGGAGACTAACAATTCGACGCCCTTTATAGAAGGATCATTATTAATCAAGAATACTGAGTCGCCGAAAGAATAAAGCTGTCCAGAGTTATAATACTTGTTGAAAGATTTTACTGAGCCGTCCATGGGATTGAGAATGTTTAAAGTGTTAGCCCACGAGTCCAGATACCAGATCTTGCCGTCATCGGTGGGAGCGATATTCAGAGCCAGATTGGCGCGCTCCTTGCCAATACTGAATTTGCGGGTCGTGAAGGTGGTGGGATCAAACCGGACCAGCGCAGGTGAGGTGTAATTTTCAGTGGTCCAAAGTGCACCGTCTGGAGCCACTTTCAAAGCAAAGAGAGTATTGCCTGGAGCGGTGATAGGCGTTAATTTCAAAACGTTGCTCGCTGGGTCATACACGCCAATCGACCAAGCCTGGGCTTCGGGCTGATAGTCCGGACGGAACAGAAAGGCTATCCGGCCATCGGGGAGGGATACCACGTTGATTATCCTTCCGTTTCTCTCGCCGACTTCGATCTGCGTTCTGGTCCCACTCACTGGGTCAAAGCCAAGCAAATACGCCACCGTGCTGAAATGAGAGATCCCCAACCAGATTTTCCCAGACGCTACGGCCAGCCCATAGTCATAGTAATCAGCATTCCCCCGTTCCAGGCCCAAATCATGGGTCTGTGTCTTGCCGTCGCGGGCACTGACCCCAACAAGCGTGGAATTAGCGTTAGATCCATTGCTGCCCGCTACCCAGTACACTCCGTCAACGAACGCGCTGGGACCGGCGGGAAACCGACAGGTGGGATAAGGACAATCGAGCGCCCCGCTAGGCAGCGTGGACACGCGGTAAACGAAGGCGAAGGCGTCCTCCCGCTGGCTGATAGTGCCGCCCGTGACACGGATGGGCAATTTGAGCAGTCCGGCTGCCGTGCCGAGCTTGACAGTGATTTTCAACTCGGTAGCGCCCCCCACCGTGGCTGTGACCGGCTGGGCGCTGACCCCTACTGGAGCGTCCACCAGCTCAGCGGTGACATTCCCTGAGAAGCCGTTTTGCGGGGTCACGGTCACCCGAATTACGGCGTTGTCACCGCTCCGCAGGGCGTTCTCTGGACTAATAATCCCCACTTTGAAGCTGGCCTTGGGCTGTTCGACAGGTTTGTCGCCATCAGCAGGGGGAATGACAGGAGACATAGTCCCTCCACCGCATGCGGAAAGGAGAAGCATGGAGGACAGGGCAAAAGCGGAGAGCAAACGATGAGCACGCGGGTTCATGTAATGTTTAGAGTATCAGTCAAAAATCACACAGCAAGCACATTTGCTGAACAGTCAAACCGGATCAATATGTATCCTTTTTCTCATATTAAGAGCTGTGGGAGTTACTCCATGGGCCTGAATCCCAGATGGAAGTGCGGCTCAAAGGTAATCAGCAACTAAAAGGATTCCCTGAGAATTTTCCAGATGATTCTGGGAGCCTAACCTCTTCAGGTTGCTGGGCTTTGACTGAGCGAACCCCATAAGGCCATCGTTCTTCCCTGGGCGTCATGGCCTCCGCTTTGCAGCTGTACTACTGTCAGCCAGCGAGATGTTGGGTAAGCACGCTATGATCTAGAGGCGGCCAAGGCCTGTGTAGTGTGCTGTCAGAAACGTCGCAGCAGGCGGCCCGAACGTCAGGCCGCCTGCTCAATGATCGTTCCTTTCTCAGACTCAGTTGCCAGCACCAGGCTCAGTCAGGTCAGAGTGTGTCTGATTTTGTTTCTCTAGCCTGTCGCTGCCGGGCCATTTGTAATGATGCAAAGCAGTAGGAGCCTCGCAGAGCAAGACTCCGTGCCCATCGGTAGTTCAGGGATTGCTGAGGAAAAGTTCGAGGGTCTCGCCGTAGTGGGTGTCATGGGTAAATGCGGCGCGCACGCTGGTCGAGGCTTCCTTCTGGCTACGCGAACTCAACAGCAGCTGCTGCCTGACTCCGTTCAGCACCTGGGTGGCGCTGACCCGATAGCCGCCCAATGGCACGTTCTGGACGCCAGATCCAAAAACGAACTTCCGTGTGAATGGTGCGGTGGTGCCCGCTGCATTCGGCCCGTCGGGGGTGAAGGTGAACTCCAGCGAGTCGTAATCGAGTTCGACATTGCTGTGTGCGATGGAGGTGTAGACCTTGCCGGAGGGTGCGTCGCTGGCCTTGTAGGTGAAGTTGCGCACGGCGCCGAGGGAGCCGTCGAAGGCGGTGTCGTCGTCGGGCGAGAGGCGCACTTCGACGGGCTCTCCACCGAAGCTCTGCCGCAGATAAGCGCCTGCCGCCCAGGTGCCGGGCTGATGGGCCAGGGCAATACGGTAGCGGCCCTGGGCGTCGGTGGTGCCCAGGGCATTCATGTTGTAGTAGGCGGTGTGGTCGGCGAACACCTGGACGCCCGCAATGGGCTTGCCCTTTTCGTCGCGCACCATACCCGTCATGACGTAGGGTCCGGCTTTGCCAGCGGCGTTGGCCGTCGTGCCTGTGACGAGGGAGACCCGCGTCATGCTCATGGTGTTGTCCTTTGAGGCGGTGTGGACCTGGTACGTTCCGCTCAGGGTATTGCCCCCCAGCTTGAGGTTGACCGTGGCGGTCTTCCCATCCACCCATTTGAAGGTATACGTGACGATGTTCTTCTTGGTGTCGAAGGTGCCTGTGAGTGGGAAATCCATCTTCGCGAAATGAGTGACGCCCGTGACCTTGTTGCCTTTGAGGGTGAGGGTCGCTTCAAGGGGGTAGAACCCGTCTAAAAGACCCTGCCAGGAGCCGCTGATAGGGTCGGCGGAAGTGGCAGTGGCGACGGGCTGAATGAGAAGAGCGAGGGCCAGCAGTCGGACGTACATCATGGTGTCTCCCTTTGCGCACGCTGGTGCGCTTTGACTGGCCAGAGCATGCGGGCGACAGGATGATGACCCGATGGTGCCCACGGGGACACAGCGAGCGGCGGCCCCTTGAAAGCAGAAGATGGGTTCCGCCCTGCTCAAGGGACCCCGCGTCCCAGTGAGGGCGGTCATTTGTTTTGAGCAACGAAAGCCAGGCCGTTGCGTTACAGCGGGGAAGCTTTCTTCGCAGATTGAAAACTTCCGGGCGACCCAATTGACGGGTCGTCGCACCGGAGAGACGGAGCAGCGAGCGCACAGGTTCAACACAGGTCAGCTGGTGCGGGCAGTCACCTCCGCCCTTGGCGGTTTGTCAGCAGCACCATCCGCTCATCATCCGTACCCACCTACGCTCCAGTCATTGAAAGCGGCGCACCTACGGCCGCCCAGGAGGAACGACATGAAGAACGCGAAACTGCTGCTGCTTGCCCTGGCCGTCACCACCCTGTCCGCCTGCGGTGGTGGGGCCACTCCCTCCCAGCCCGGCCCGACACCGCCCGGCCAGGAACAGCCCGGCCCCACGCCAGCGCCGCAGCCTGCTCCCGGCGCTTACACGGTGACCGGCCGCATCTTAACCGAGGCCGGTCAGCCGCTCGCCGGCGTGCAGGTGACGGCCTCGCACACGGTGTCCTACACCTACGGCTCGGGCGTCACCGATGCGCAGGGCCGCTACCGTATTGCCCTGGCCCAACAACTGGGCTCCTGGAACGTGTCGGCCACCATGACCCTGACCTTCGGCGGCGAGGACTTCGAGGTGCGTCTGGCCCCTGAGGATGACAACCCCTTTGCCGGAGCGCACGGCGCCGTGCGCGACTTCGTGTATCGAGCGAAGGAT includes:
- a CDS encoding carboxypeptidase-like regulatory domain-containing protein, encoding MKNAKLLLLALAVTTLSACGGGATPSQPGPTPPGQEQPGPTPAPQPAPGAYTVTGRILTEAGQPLAGVQVTASHTVSYTYGSGVTDAQGRYRIALAQQLGSWNVSATMTLTFGGEDFEVRLAPEDDNPFAGAHGAVRDFVYRAKDAPKGKVFDYIDNSNVEIDYNTMEVTFTPDGPNSAHSTAPFMVKYPFGYGLPDIPLGQYKVTATHVRNGVKEQLLIATRDNPNYLPQAVARFLNDSHYGPNMELFWKNP